Proteins encoded within one genomic window of Setaria italica strain Yugu1 chromosome IV, Setaria_italica_v2.0, whole genome shotgun sequence:
- the LOC101760692 gene encoding TORTIFOLIA1-like protein 5 isoform X1: MGPAPREPMKQRVNRCLLRLSDRDTEAMAAAELDAIARDLEADELPVFVAAVSDARPTDRTPLRRHSLRLLALVAGEHPRDAVAPLVPRLVAAALRRVRDPDSSVRAALVDAARAAAGAAQSPPVALGPLTDALLHEQDQCAQLAAALAAAAAVEASEPTDDLAAYLGALLPRLLKLLRSAAFKAKPALISLIGTASAASGGGAASTAVPSLRDALTGDDWAARKAAAEALALLALEHGDDLISHKSSCITVFEAKRFDKVKIVRESMNRMIEAWREIPDVDEEVCSSDVPSLSRARSSLTETVSDGRYPTDSLGSSSAPSITRRNSWPANRQLPPDALHNASNRKASPPSNASKKILPPPRRNADQAKNYEDKVDITVAPDATPIKMVTEEKLLKEGNVRERLEARRVLFQKTGEKGYKKLVGPKSGSRVVPYNGDGDLEETALTEDAPDELQSAHKDEDLSKIRMQLVQIENQQASLLNLLQKFMGSSQNGIRSLETRVNGLEMVLDEISRDLAASSGRIPNSEPDTNACCILSPKFWRRHDGGRYTSRYSVSDAPNYSEESKTSYKWERQKFGAQGGFVTNPLAEPNTSSVRSTGITQEGRRRDSAQYRSRLG; this comes from the exons ATGGGCCCCGCGCCGAGGGAGCCCATGAAGCAGCGGGTGAACCGCTGCCTGCTGCGGCTCTCGGACCGGGACACGGAGGCGATGGCGGCCGCGGAGCTGGACGCGATCGCGCGCGACCTGGAAGCCGACGAGCTGCCGGTGTTCGTGGCCGCGGTCTCCGACGCGCGTCCCACCGACAGGACGCCGCTGCGCCGGCACTCGCTCCGGCTGCtggcgctcgtcgccggcgagcaccCGCGCGACGCCGTGGCGCCGCTCGTTCCCAGGCTCGTGGCCGCCGCGCTGCGGCGCGTCAGGGACCCGGACTCCTCCGTGCGCGCCGCGCTCGTCGACgcggcccgcgccgcggcgggggccgcgcAGTCCCCGCCCGTGGCGCTTGGCCCACTCACCGACGCGCTGCTCCACGAGCAGGACCAGTGCGCGCAgctggccgccgcgctcgccgcggccgcggccgtcgaAGCCTCCGAGCCCACCGACGACCTCGCCGCCTACCTCGGGGCGCTCCTCCCGCGCCTTCTCAAGCTCCTGCGCAGCGCCGCGTTCAAGGCCAAGCCAGCGCTCATCTCCCTCATCGGCACTGCCTCGGCCGCatccggcggcggagccgcATCCACCGCTGTGCCCAGCCTTCGCGACGCGCTCACCGGCGATGACTGGGCCGCGAGGAAGGCTGCCGCCGAGGCGCTCGCCTTGTTGGCCCTCGAACACGGAGACGACCTTATCTCCCACAAATCCTCCTGCATTACCGTCTTCGAAGCCAAGAGATTTGATAAG GTAAAGATTGTGCGTGAGTCCATGAATCGGATGATCGAGGCGTGGAGGGAGATCCCAGACGTGGATGAGGAAGTCTGCTCCTCCGATGTGCCATCATTGTCCCGCGCTAGATCTTCTCTCACAG AGACTGTAAGTGATGGCAGATACCCCACTGATTCCTTGGGCTCCAGCTCTGCCCCTTCAATTACAAGGAGAAACTCATGGCCGGCTAACAGGCAGCTCCCACCGGATGCATTGCACAATGCCAGCAACAGAAAAGCCAGCCCTCCTTCCAACGCAAGCAAGAAAATTttgccgcctccgcgccgcaaCGCAGACCAAGCTAAGAACTATGAGGACAAGGTTGATATTACTGTTGCTCCGGACGCAACACCAATCAAAATGGTGACCGAGGAGAAGCTCCTGAAAGAGGGAAATGTTAGAGAGAGGCTTGAAGCGCGGAGGGTGCTGTTTCAGAAGACTGGTGAGAAGGGTTACAAGAAGTTGGTTGGTCCCAAGTCAGGATCTAGAGTTGTTCCATACAACGGGGATGGTGATTTGGAAGAGACTGCCCTGACCGAGGATGCGCCCGATGAACTTCAGTCAGCTCACAAGGATGAGGACCTGTCGAAGATCAGGATGCAGCTGGTTCAGATTGAGAATCAGCAGGCTAGTTTGCTCAATCTTCTCCAG AAATTCATGGGGAGCTCTCAGAATGGGATTCGTTCCTTGGAGACGAGGGTGAATGGGCTCGAGATGGTATTGGACGAGATATCCCGTGATTTGGCTGCCTCGTCAGGAAGGATCCCAAACAGCGAACCTGACACCAATGCATGCTGCATTCTGAGCCCAAAATTCTGGAGAAGACATGATGGAGGTAGATACACTTCCAGGTACTCCGTCTCAGATGCACCAAACTACTCTGAGGAGAGCAAGACTTCTTACAAGTGGGAGAGGCAAAAGTTTGGAGCTCAGGGCGGGTTCGTCACCAACCCCTTGGCAGAGCCAAACACTTCATCTGTAAGAAGCACAGGTATTACCCAGGAAGGGAGAAGACGAGACTCGGCTCAATACAGGTCAAG GTTGGGTTAG
- the LOC101760692 gene encoding TORTIFOLIA1-like protein 5 isoform X2 produces MGPAPREPMKQRVNRCLLRLSDRDTEAMAAAELDAIARDLEADELPVFVAAVSDARPTDRTPLRRHSLRLLALVAGEHPRDAVAPLVPRLVAAALRRVRDPDSSVRAALVDAARAAAGAAQSPPVALGPLTDALLHEQDQCAQLAAALAAAAAVEASEPTDDLAAYLGALLPRLLKLLRSAAFKAKPALISLIGTASAASGGGAASTAVPSLRDALTGDDWAARKAAAEALALLALEHGDDLISHKSSCITVFEAKRFDKVKIVRESMNRMIEAWREIPDVDEEVCSSDVPSLSRARSSLTETVSDGRYPTDSLGSSSAPSITRRNSWPANRQLPPDALHNASNRKASPPSNASKKILPPPRRNADQAKNYEDKVDITVAPDATPIKMVTEEKLLKEGNVRERLEARRVLFQKTGEKGYKKLVGPKSGSRVVPYNGDGDLEETALTEDAPDELQSAHKDEDLSKIRMQLVQIENQQASLLNLLQKFMGSSQNGIRSLETRVNGLEMVLDEISRDLAASSGRIPNSEPDTNACCILSPKFWRRHDGGRYTSRYSVSDAPNYSEESKTSYKWERQKFGAQGGFVTNPLAEPNTSSVRSTGITQEGRRRDSAQYRSR; encoded by the exons ATGGGCCCCGCGCCGAGGGAGCCCATGAAGCAGCGGGTGAACCGCTGCCTGCTGCGGCTCTCGGACCGGGACACGGAGGCGATGGCGGCCGCGGAGCTGGACGCGATCGCGCGCGACCTGGAAGCCGACGAGCTGCCGGTGTTCGTGGCCGCGGTCTCCGACGCGCGTCCCACCGACAGGACGCCGCTGCGCCGGCACTCGCTCCGGCTGCtggcgctcgtcgccggcgagcaccCGCGCGACGCCGTGGCGCCGCTCGTTCCCAGGCTCGTGGCCGCCGCGCTGCGGCGCGTCAGGGACCCGGACTCCTCCGTGCGCGCCGCGCTCGTCGACgcggcccgcgccgcggcgggggccgcgcAGTCCCCGCCCGTGGCGCTTGGCCCACTCACCGACGCGCTGCTCCACGAGCAGGACCAGTGCGCGCAgctggccgccgcgctcgccgcggccgcggccgtcgaAGCCTCCGAGCCCACCGACGACCTCGCCGCCTACCTCGGGGCGCTCCTCCCGCGCCTTCTCAAGCTCCTGCGCAGCGCCGCGTTCAAGGCCAAGCCAGCGCTCATCTCCCTCATCGGCACTGCCTCGGCCGCatccggcggcggagccgcATCCACCGCTGTGCCCAGCCTTCGCGACGCGCTCACCGGCGATGACTGGGCCGCGAGGAAGGCTGCCGCCGAGGCGCTCGCCTTGTTGGCCCTCGAACACGGAGACGACCTTATCTCCCACAAATCCTCCTGCATTACCGTCTTCGAAGCCAAGAGATTTGATAAG GTAAAGATTGTGCGTGAGTCCATGAATCGGATGATCGAGGCGTGGAGGGAGATCCCAGACGTGGATGAGGAAGTCTGCTCCTCCGATGTGCCATCATTGTCCCGCGCTAGATCTTCTCTCACAG AGACTGTAAGTGATGGCAGATACCCCACTGATTCCTTGGGCTCCAGCTCTGCCCCTTCAATTACAAGGAGAAACTCATGGCCGGCTAACAGGCAGCTCCCACCGGATGCATTGCACAATGCCAGCAACAGAAAAGCCAGCCCTCCTTCCAACGCAAGCAAGAAAATTttgccgcctccgcgccgcaaCGCAGACCAAGCTAAGAACTATGAGGACAAGGTTGATATTACTGTTGCTCCGGACGCAACACCAATCAAAATGGTGACCGAGGAGAAGCTCCTGAAAGAGGGAAATGTTAGAGAGAGGCTTGAAGCGCGGAGGGTGCTGTTTCAGAAGACTGGTGAGAAGGGTTACAAGAAGTTGGTTGGTCCCAAGTCAGGATCTAGAGTTGTTCCATACAACGGGGATGGTGATTTGGAAGAGACTGCCCTGACCGAGGATGCGCCCGATGAACTTCAGTCAGCTCACAAGGATGAGGACCTGTCGAAGATCAGGATGCAGCTGGTTCAGATTGAGAATCAGCAGGCTAGTTTGCTCAATCTTCTCCAG AAATTCATGGGGAGCTCTCAGAATGGGATTCGTTCCTTGGAGACGAGGGTGAATGGGCTCGAGATGGTATTGGACGAGATATCCCGTGATTTGGCTGCCTCGTCAGGAAGGATCCCAAACAGCGAACCTGACACCAATGCATGCTGCATTCTGAGCCCAAAATTCTGGAGAAGACATGATGGAGGTAGATACACTTCCAGGTACTCCGTCTCAGATGCACCAAACTACTCTGAGGAGAGCAAGACTTCTTACAAGTGGGAGAGGCAAAAGTTTGGAGCTCAGGGCGGGTTCGTCACCAACCCCTTGGCAGAGCCAAACACTTCATCTGTAAGAAGCACAGGTATTACCCAGGAAGGGAGAAGACGAGACTCGGCTCAATACAGGTCAAGGTAA